A DNA window from Camelina sativa cultivar DH55 chromosome 17, Cs, whole genome shotgun sequence contains the following coding sequences:
- the LOC104758200 gene encoding CLAVATA3/ESR (CLE)-related protein 11-like has protein sequence MAMKKQPKPCSFLFHVSLLSALFVLLLISFALTASYKRKSGVNGLGHKRILASNFDFTPFLKNKDRTQRQSQGLTGKETGSWYNDEERIVPSGPNPLHH, from the coding sequence ATGGCCATGAAGAAACAACCTAAGCCGTGTAGTTTCCTCTTCCacgtctctcttctctctgcaTTGTTCGTTTTGCTTcttatttcttttgctttgacGGCTTCTTACAAGCGCAAATCCGGCGTTAATGGCCTTGGCCATAAGAGGATTCTAGCAAGTAATTTTGATTTCACACCGTTTCTCAAGAACAAAGATCGCACTCAACGTCAAAGTCAAGGCCTGACCGGAAAAGAAACCGGTTCATGGTACAATGATGAGGAACGGATCGTACCTAGCGGTCCAAATCCTTTGCATCACTAG